The Streptomyces sp. HUAS CB01 genome has a segment encoding these proteins:
- a CDS encoding ferredoxin — protein sequence MNEALEVWIDQELCTGDGICAQYAPEVFELDIDGLAYVKSPDDELLQDPGATTPVPLPLLTDVIDSAKECPGDCIHVRRVSDKTEVYGPDAE from the coding sequence ATGAACGAGGCTCTCGAAGTCTGGATCGACCAGGAGCTGTGCACCGGCGACGGCATCTGCGCCCAGTACGCGCCCGAGGTCTTCGAGCTGGACATCGACGGTCTGGCCTATGTGAAGAGCCCCGACGACGAGCTGCTGCAGGACCCCGGTGCCACAACGCCCGTACCACTGCCCCTGCTGACCGATGTCATCGACTCGGCCAAGGAGTGCCCGGGCGACTGCATCCACGTACGCCGCGTCTCGGACAAGACCGAGGTGTACGGGCCCGACGCCGAGTAG